Proteins from a genomic interval of Sphingomonas sp. Y38-1Y:
- a CDS encoding glycosyltransferase — translation MKVVVGIKALNEERHIAASLESALASVAPFGGGVVLADSGSSDRTIEIARGYPGVRILQLANPAERGCGTGAQLAFQSVEAEYFYLLDGDMVLDPAFLAAGIAFLDAHPDHAAVGGVVREANTDSIEFELRARNDRIKGSAVAGEVDRLDCGGLYRVAAVRQVGYFADRNLHAFEEFELAARLRARGWRLSRIDVPAVEHHGHSTGGYKLMLRRLRSGYAGGPGEVIRAAWGHAHWPQVLRHFAQLRYSVAVVGWWSVLLLLLALGQWLAAAVLLVLPTAFLSWRRRSGRLGLYSFVTWNLIALGFLQGLFRPRRSPADPIRARQLSGGGE, via the coding sequence GTGAAGGTCGTCGTCGGGATCAAGGCGCTCAACGAGGAGCGGCACATCGCCGCCTCACTCGAAAGCGCGCTCGCCTCGGTCGCGCCGTTTGGCGGCGGCGTGGTGCTGGCCGATAGCGGGTCGAGCGATCGCACGATCGAGATCGCGCGCGGCTATCCGGGTGTCCGCATCCTCCAGCTCGCCAATCCGGCGGAGCGTGGGTGCGGGACGGGGGCGCAGCTCGCCTTCCAGTCGGTCGAGGCCGAGTATTTCTACCTGCTCGACGGCGACATGGTGCTCGATCCCGCCTTCCTCGCGGCAGGGATCGCGTTCCTTGACGCGCATCCCGACCATGCCGCAGTCGGCGGGGTCGTGCGCGAGGCCAATACCGACAGCATCGAGTTCGAGCTGCGCGCGCGCAACGACCGCATCAAGGGGAGCGCGGTGGCGGGCGAGGTCGACCGGCTCGATTGCGGCGGCCTCTACCGGGTCGCGGCGGTGCGCCAGGTCGGTTATTTCGCCGACCGCAATCTCCACGCGTTCGAGGAGTTTGAATTGGCCGCCCGGCTGCGCGCCCGCGGCTGGCGGCTGTCGCGGATCGACGTGCCCGCGGTCGAGCATCACGGCCATTCGACCGGCGGGTACAAGCTGATGCTCCGCCGGCTTCGTAGTGGCTATGCCGGCGGGCCGGGCGAGGTGATCCGCGCCGCGTGGGGCCATGCGCATTGGCCACAGGTGCTCCGCCACTTCGCGCAGCTTCGCTACAGCGTCGCGGTGGTCGGCTGGTGGAGCGTGCTGCTCCTCCTGCTCGCGCTCGGCCAATGGCTGGCGGCGGCGGTCCTGCTGGTGCTGCCGACCGCCTTCCTGTCGTGGCGGCGGCGGAGCGGGCGGCTGGGTCTCTATTCCTTCGTCACCTGGAACCTGATCGCGCTTGGCTTCCTCCAGGGGCTGTTCCGCCCCCGCCGCTCGCCTGCCGACCCGATCCGCGCACGGCAATTGTCGGGCGGAGGCGAATGA
- a CDS encoding O-antigen ligase family protein: MASRAYRRPYRASAATYDTRLRRRRWIVANLAFAGLLFMILIGTAPLQDWVMAGRSGQGDIVNQVLIIGLFLFLFFGNGSRIYLRQLMPLPLGIVILLAYCALSLTWAVAPWISLRRWVQTVIIFWMTFRCVRDLGYDRTVKIVRYGLILLLVGNYLAVFGTDFGIHTALPGDESTVVGNWRGLMPHKNIAGAACGFTILFLVFDRRDVPRWIAWPTIAASLVFLNFAESRTSEMILIVALGAGWLSRLYSADYRTVIGFFALLCTLFALQVASLYSGTLREVFNDPSALTGRGSIWPLLIEYAQAHPLTGAGYSGFWQVGDNGPIWTLTDNWVARYAGHGHNGYLDLLVTLGIPGLVLGVVFLVIWPLTRLLLSLSVAPPQRALLIATIAFAAGHNLTESSLLTGPAVVQHFLTIAIALVYVLSEGSEGLHHRLRVRALRSLRLRSPAASRPRMRR; the protein is encoded by the coding sequence ATGGCATCGCGCGCCTATCGCCGACCATATCGTGCATCTGCGGCCACGTACGATACCCGCCTCCGCAGGCGCCGGTGGATCGTCGCCAATCTCGCCTTCGCCGGTCTTCTCTTCATGATCCTGATCGGCACCGCGCCGCTTCAGGACTGGGTCATGGCCGGCCGATCGGGGCAGGGCGACATCGTCAACCAGGTCCTGATCATCGGCCTGTTCCTTTTTCTTTTCTTCGGCAACGGGTCGCGCATCTACCTGCGCCAGCTGATGCCGCTGCCGCTCGGTATCGTCATCCTGCTGGCCTATTGCGCGCTCTCGCTGACCTGGGCGGTGGCGCCGTGGATCTCGCTGCGACGCTGGGTTCAGACGGTGATCATCTTCTGGATGACGTTCCGGTGCGTCCGCGATCTCGGCTACGATCGGACGGTGAAGATCGTACGCTACGGTCTGATCCTGCTGCTGGTGGGCAATTACCTAGCCGTGTTTGGGACCGACTTCGGCATCCACACCGCGTTGCCGGGAGATGAGTCCACCGTCGTCGGGAACTGGCGCGGGCTGATGCCGCACAAGAACATCGCTGGCGCCGCCTGCGGTTTCACGATCCTTTTCCTCGTGTTCGATCGTCGCGACGTGCCGCGCTGGATCGCGTGGCCGACGATCGCCGCATCGCTCGTCTTCTTGAACTTCGCCGAATCGCGGACATCGGAAATGATCCTGATCGTCGCGCTGGGCGCGGGCTGGCTGAGCCGCCTTTACAGCGCTGATTATCGAACGGTGATCGGCTTCTTCGCCCTGCTCTGCACGCTGTTCGCGTTGCAGGTCGCGTCGCTCTATTCCGGGACGCTTCGCGAGGTGTTCAACGATCCGTCGGCGCTGACCGGACGCGGGTCGATCTGGCCGCTGCTGATCGAATATGCGCAGGCGCATCCGTTGACCGGTGCTGGGTATAGCGGGTTCTGGCAAGTGGGCGACAATGGACCGATCTGGACGCTGACGGACAATTGGGTCGCGCGCTATGCCGGGCATGGCCACAATGGCTATCTCGACCTGCTGGTGACGCTGGGCATTCCTGGCCTTGTTCTGGGCGTGGTCTTTCTGGTGATCTGGCCGCTGACGCGCTTGTTGCTGAGCTTGTCCGTCGCCCCGCCTCAGCGGGCACTGCTGATCGCCACGATCGCCTTCGCCGCGGGGCACAACCTGACCGAATCGAGCCTGCTGACCGGGCCGGCGGTGGTCCAGCACTTCCTGACGATCGCCATCGCGTTGGTCTATGTGCTCTCGGAAGGCAGCGAGGGGCTGCATCATCGCCTGCGCGTCCGCGCGCTCCGCTCGCTGCGCCTGCGTTCGCCGGCCGCCAGTCGCCCGAGGATGAGGCGCTGA
- a CDS encoding oligosaccharide flippase family protein: MSRSGGFTSKFVWTAGTFGLSAGLRFGLNVALSWLLAPEIMGIMVIVNAVRLGVDLLTDVGIEQNIVHHPDGLDPHFRDTAWTMQVTRGLMLSCVFVLAAPWLADLYQIDVRIFLVAALSPVLAGLHSTAIYVLVKRLEVPLRSSFELATEFLAVAVTVALALWLRSVWAPVFGLVAAVAMRSALSYALPEARQRLRIDRAVALRILHFGKWIAITTLVTYAATYLDRLYLGRVAPLALVGIYGIARAVAEVPTSMARRMSYQVVFPALAGATDADRGDRLKALGTSRLWFTLALCMGLAATSALGDVIVRLIYDHRYEGAGWMLSILLMGGVMAVLSNLNEALLLSAGRPHYSTIANVTRLATLAVLMPSGFAFAGVPGAIVAVAATELLQYGYIGVGLTRVRMAFWRQDAAVLAASAGLFAAILAVRAAAGWGSPLAAMGEALR, from the coding sequence ATGAGCCGCAGCGGCGGTTTCACGTCGAAGTTCGTCTGGACCGCGGGCACCTTCGGCCTGTCGGCGGGGCTGCGCTTCGGCCTGAACGTCGCGCTGTCCTGGCTGCTCGCGCCCGAGATCATGGGCATCATGGTGATCGTCAACGCGGTGCGGCTGGGCGTCGACCTGCTCACCGATGTCGGCATCGAACAGAATATCGTCCATCACCCCGACGGCCTCGATCCGCATTTTCGCGACACCGCCTGGACGATGCAGGTGACGCGCGGGTTGATGCTGAGCTGCGTGTTCGTGCTCGCGGCGCCGTGGCTTGCCGACCTCTACCAGATCGACGTGCGCATCTTCCTGGTCGCGGCGCTGTCGCCCGTCCTCGCGGGCCTGCATTCGACGGCGATTTACGTCCTCGTCAAACGGCTCGAGGTGCCGCTGCGCAGCAGCTTCGAACTGGCGACCGAGTTCTTGGCGGTCGCCGTCACCGTCGCGCTCGCGCTATGGCTGCGGTCGGTCTGGGCGCCGGTGTTCGGTCTGGTGGCCGCGGTCGCGATGCGCTCGGCGCTGAGCTATGCACTGCCGGAGGCGAGGCAGCGGCTGCGGATCGACCGGGCGGTGGCGCTGCGCATCCTCCACTTCGGCAAGTGGATCGCGATCACCACCCTGGTGACGTATGCCGCGACCTATCTCGACCGCTTATATCTCGGCCGCGTCGCGCCCCTGGCGCTGGTCGGCATCTATGGCATCGCGCGGGCGGTCGCCGAGGTGCCGACGTCGATGGCGCGGCGGATGAGCTATCAGGTGGTGTTTCCGGCGCTCGCCGGCGCGACGGACGCAGACCGCGGCGATCGCCTGAAAGCCTTGGGCACGTCGCGGCTGTGGTTCACGCTGGCGCTGTGCATGGGGCTTGCCGCGACTTCGGCGCTTGGCGACGTGATCGTGCGGTTGATCTACGATCATCGCTACGAAGGAGCAGGCTGGATGCTGTCGATCCTGCTGATGGGCGGGGTGATGGCGGTGCTGTCCAACCTCAACGAGGCGCTGTTATTGAGCGCGGGGCGGCCGCATTACAGCACGATCGCCAACGTCACGCGGCTTGCCACGCTGGCGGTGCTGATGCCGTCGGGGTTCGCTTTTGCCGGAGTGCCCGGGGCGATCGTCGCGGTGGCGGCGACCGAGCTGCTGCAATATGGCTATATCGGCGTCGGGCTGACGCGCGTGCGGATGGCGTTCTGGCGTCAGGACGCGGCGGTGCTCGCGGCAAGCGCCGGGCTGTTCGCGGCGATCCTGGCGGTGCGCGCGGCGGCAGGCTGGGGGAGCCCGCTGGCGGCGATGGGGGAAGCGTTGCGATGA
- a CDS encoding WecB/TagA/CpsF family glycosyltransferase, with protein sequence MAIKGVMPMQHEDGGGDAREPAIPTVRIGGIRIARLTRDGLSRIMQRDVADARAGTRRLPRIVTSANGSVIADYHADPVQRALIDAADIVDADGMPLVFASRIFCREPLAERTATTDFLLDAAEMAAKAGIRFYFIGARPGVAARAAEHLRSRYPDLKVAGVRHGYFKPDQVPAICEQIVASGADVLWVGMGSPLQERFAVENRERLAGLGWIRTCGGLFDHYGGGVSRAPAWMQSMGLEWAYRAAREPLRLGVRYLTSSPIAIYHLLTKTGD encoded by the coding sequence ATGGCGATCAAGGGGGTCATGCCGATGCAGCACGAAGATGGGGGAGGGGACGCGCGTGAGCCCGCCATCCCCACCGTGCGCATCGGCGGCATCCGCATCGCTCGCCTGACCCGCGACGGGCTAAGCCGGATCATGCAGCGCGACGTCGCCGATGCCCGTGCGGGCACGCGTCGACTGCCGCGGATCGTCACCAGCGCCAATGGCAGCGTCATCGCCGATTATCATGCCGATCCGGTCCAGCGCGCGCTGATCGACGCCGCCGACATCGTCGATGCCGACGGTATGCCGCTCGTCTTCGCCAGTCGTATCTTCTGCCGCGAGCCGCTGGCCGAGCGCACCGCGACGACCGATTTCCTCCTCGATGCGGCCGAGATGGCGGCGAAGGCGGGTATCCGCTTCTACTTCATCGGCGCGCGGCCGGGCGTGGCGGCACGCGCGGCAGAGCATCTGCGCAGCCGATACCCGGACCTTAAGGTCGCGGGCGTCCGCCACGGCTATTTTAAGCCCGATCAGGTGCCGGCGATCTGCGAGCAAATCGTCGCTTCGGGGGCGGACGTGCTGTGGGTAGGCATGGGCAGCCCGCTTCAGGAGCGGTTCGCGGTCGAGAACCGGGAGCGGTTGGCCGGGCTCGGCTGGATTCGCACCTGTGGCGGGCTGTTCGACCATTATGGCGGCGGCGTGTCGCGTGCGCCCGCCTGGATGCAGTCGATGGGGCTCGAATGGGCCTATCGCGCTGCACGCGAGCCGCTGCGGCTGGGGGTGCGCTATCTCACCTCCAGCCCGATCGCGATCTACCATCTCTTGACCAAGACGGGCGATTAG
- a CDS encoding glycosyltransferase family 4 protein, giving the protein MTRTGQPDAPRPRVLQVITHLAMGGAEGVAMSLIDQLRKDCDFTLFAVLNDGAGGAVGQDMRKRLDAWQVPVRHGCAGRFKSGGVVLAALRLARTIRKRRIDVVHVHTEIPELTHAVACTLSAGARRTPLIRTVHNTELWIDWHAIGRRVTQRLSHGEAVAVSRSAAEADAAIATRSARPPAQVVYNGVHPPPRRDRSGASPFRLLFAGRLVHQKGADLLPAILATAHARTARRDVELTIAGTGVMRDEVERGLVDALSGWTVRIVPPIERLAEALSTYDAVLLPSRFEGFALLPLEVLMAGVPLVTTDAPGLNEAIAPDYPFQAHVDDVEAIAAKLVRVIEDPAAARTIAGAAGDALAKRFGPEAMARAYLLRYRALAGNGAGVG; this is encoded by the coding sequence GTGACGAGGACCGGTCAGCCTGACGCGCCGCGTCCGCGCGTGCTTCAGGTCATCACCCATCTGGCGATGGGCGGGGCCGAGGGCGTGGCGATGAGCCTGATCGACCAGCTCCGCAAGGACTGCGACTTCACCCTGTTCGCGGTGCTGAATGACGGCGCGGGCGGCGCTGTCGGACAGGACATGCGCAAGCGGCTGGACGCCTGGCAGGTGCCGGTGCGCCATGGCTGTGCCGGCCGCTTCAAGTCGGGCGGCGTCGTGCTGGCCGCGCTGCGGCTCGCCCGGACGATCCGGAAGCGGCGGATCGACGTCGTCCACGTCCATACCGAGATTCCCGAGCTCACCCATGCCGTCGCCTGCACGCTGTCGGCAGGGGCGCGGCGGACGCCGCTGATTCGAACCGTTCACAATACCGAGCTCTGGATCGACTGGCATGCGATCGGGCGGCGGGTGACCCAGCGGCTTTCGCATGGCGAGGCGGTAGCGGTTTCGCGGAGCGCGGCGGAGGCAGATGCAGCGATCGCCACGCGAAGCGCGCGCCCGCCCGCACAGGTCGTCTATAACGGCGTTCACCCGCCGCCACGCCGCGACCGGAGCGGCGCCTCGCCCTTTCGCCTGTTGTTTGCCGGGCGGCTGGTGCATCAGAAGGGCGCCGACCTGCTTCCCGCCATCCTCGCCACCGCGCACGCGCGCACGGCTCGCCGCGATGTCGAGCTGACGATCGCGGGCACGGGCGTGATGCGGGACGAAGTCGAGCGCGGGCTCGTCGATGCGCTGTCCGGCTGGACGGTCCGGATCGTACCGCCGATCGAGCGGCTGGCTGAGGCGCTCTCGACCTATGACGCGGTGCTGCTGCCCTCGCGGTTCGAGGGGTTTGCGCTGCTCCCGCTCGAGGTGCTGATGGCGGGCGTGCCGCTGGTCACCACCGATGCGCCGGGCCTTAACGAGGCGATTGCGCCGGATTATCCCTTTCAGGCGCATGTCGACGATGTCGAGGCGATCGCCGCCAAGCTGGTGCGGGTGATCGAAGATCCCGCCGCGGCGCGGACGATCGCCGGCGCGGCCGGCGACGCGCTCGCCAAGCGCTTCGGGCCCGAGGCGATGGCGCGCGCCTATCTGCTGCGCTATCGCGCGCTGGCGGGGAACGGGGCAGGAGTCGGGTGA
- a CDS encoding glycosyltransferase: MKGSVQFAMTHSAIGGLREIWNDVAAGLAARGHATGRFVLYPPERLEDAVGGEDWHHVVAERPRSPLAAVRMLAALVRYLRRERPAVVVTAMPTANVILPVAALLARTGTRVIVTHHSPTDTHSRKLDALDSRTGCLPSVAAVVSVSDAVAATLAHKPAGYRAKRLTIHNALPERVEALLDGLARPPRAEADPARVVALGRLTRQKNYPMLLDAVARTKRTVLTIVGGGEDEAALRDQVARLNIGDRVVFAGATSREAALEHAAAADIFVQVSLYEGHSLALIEAARLGLPLIVSDVPVQIEGVTLPGGEPAGAVVPLGDIDALARAIQSLADDGEARRRGSALARELALGCSNRRMIDAYEKVLARAGAAI; encoded by the coding sequence ATGAAGGGATCCGTACAGTTCGCGATGACGCACTCCGCGATCGGGGGGCTGCGCGAAATCTGGAACGACGTTGCGGCGGGTCTCGCCGCGCGGGGTCATGCGACCGGACGCTTCGTCCTCTACCCGCCCGAGCGGCTCGAGGACGCGGTGGGCGGCGAGGATTGGCACCATGTCGTCGCCGAACGCCCCCGCTCGCCGCTGGCGGCGGTGCGGATGCTCGCCGCGCTGGTCCGCTATCTGCGGCGCGAGCGACCGGCGGTGGTCGTGACGGCGATGCCGACGGCCAACGTCATCCTGCCGGTCGCGGCTTTGCTGGCGCGAACCGGCACGCGGGTGATCGTCACTCATCACTCGCCGACCGACACGCATTCGCGGAAGCTCGACGCGCTCGATAGCCGAACCGGCTGCCTGCCAAGCGTGGCCGCGGTGGTCAGCGTCTCCGACGCCGTCGCCGCGACGCTGGCGCACAAGCCCGCCGGCTATCGCGCCAAGCGGCTGACGATCCACAATGCGCTGCCGGAACGGGTCGAGGCGCTGCTTGATGGTCTCGCCCGACCGCCGCGAGCCGAAGCCGATCCGGCCCGGGTCGTCGCGCTGGGTCGGCTGACACGGCAGAAGAACTATCCGATGCTGCTCGACGCGGTCGCGCGGACCAAGCGGACGGTGCTGACGATCGTCGGCGGCGGCGAGGACGAAGCGGCCCTGCGCGATCAGGTCGCGCGGCTGAACATCGGCGACCGCGTCGTCTTCGCCGGCGCCACGTCGCGGGAGGCGGCGCTGGAACACGCCGCCGCCGCCGACATCTTCGTTCAAGTCAGCCTTTACGAGGGGCACAGCCTAGCGTTGATCGAGGCGGCGCGGCTCGGCCTGCCGCTCATCGTCTCGGACGTGCCCGTCCAGATTGAGGGCGTGACGCTGCCGGGCGGTGAGCCGGCGGGCGCCGTCGTTCCGCTCGGCGATATCGACGCGCTCGCGCGGGCGATCCAGTCGCTTGCCGACGATGGCGAGGCCCGGCGCCGTGGCTCGGCGCTGGCCCGCGAGCTGGCGCTCGGTTGCTCGAACCGGCGGATGATCGACGCCTATGAAAAGGTGCTGGCGCGCGCCGGCGCCGCTATTTAG
- a CDS encoding acyltransferase family protein, translating into MLATSGGGDTGGGAGTAAHRHRRDIDGLRAVAIVPILLLHCGLTKLRGGFIGVDIFFVISGYLITGIILRDLANGSFNLARFYRHRIVRILPALGAMMAVALVAGALILLPNQIRDLGRSAAATSVFGSNIYFYLTADYFAQSSDAKPLVHTWSLAVEEQFYLLHPFLLMALRGLSRRRLAMVFGGLAVVSLGVGAWLAARDPSAGFFLLPARVWELSLGALVALGAFPAIASARLRGWVSLTALAVLGASCVVISGGWSFPVPWAIPPAVATAVLLAYGETGPSARLLSLAPMRAIGLISYSLYLWHRPIIAFYQHYAGSTLRLVDAAALIALSFGAAMLSYRLVERPAIRRFRSGYGWGPHKLAAAGIAFAVAAGLALATYADTIRPLPPQLARAASYLGFDTSAAGRAQFDTDRCFSLPTGKPYDLNCLRLASDRPNIVLLGDSHGAHLSAALREAIAPTHLVQVTAAGCRPLLHGKGVLGCRRAIEAGMRLDFARTQAVVLSGRWLDFEMPALIETIRYLRGRGARVIVLGPSVEYDADLPLLIVRAGEASDPSLPERYRLAKRIALDREMAAPIAAAGATYVSAVAAECPGGRCRVLTTDGSPFHFDHSHLTPAGAREIARALVEKGRLNP; encoded by the coding sequence GTGCTGGCGACGAGCGGTGGAGGCGACACGGGCGGGGGTGCCGGCACGGCCGCGCATCGGCACCGCCGCGACATCGACGGGCTGCGTGCGGTCGCGATCGTACCGATCCTGCTGCTGCATTGCGGGCTGACGAAGCTGCGCGGCGGGTTCATCGGCGTCGACATCTTCTTCGTCATCTCCGGCTATCTCATCACCGGGATCATCCTGCGCGACCTGGCCAACGGCAGCTTCAACCTCGCCCGCTTCTATCGCCACCGGATCGTTCGCATCCTGCCCGCACTCGGCGCGATGATGGCGGTGGCGCTGGTCGCCGGCGCGCTGATCCTGCTTCCCAATCAGATCCGTGACCTGGGCCGCAGCGCCGCGGCGACCAGCGTGTTCGGCTCCAATATCTACTTCTACCTCACCGCGGACTATTTCGCGCAAAGCTCGGATGCCAAGCCGCTGGTCCACACCTGGTCGCTCGCGGTCGAGGAGCAATTCTATCTGCTCCACCCCTTTTTGCTAATGGCGCTGCGCGGCCTGTCACGGCGGCGGCTGGCGATGGTGTTCGGCGGGCTGGCCGTGGTCTCGCTCGGCGTCGGCGCGTGGCTCGCAGCGCGTGATCCATCGGCCGGGTTCTTCCTCCTGCCAGCACGCGTGTGGGAGTTGTCGCTGGGGGCGCTGGTGGCGCTCGGCGCCTTTCCTGCGATCGCGTCGGCGCGACTGCGCGGTTGGGTGAGCCTCACGGCGCTGGCAGTGCTTGGCGCGAGCTGCGTCGTCATCAGCGGCGGCTGGTCGTTCCCGGTGCCCTGGGCGATCCCGCCCGCGGTCGCGACGGCAGTCCTGCTGGCCTATGGCGAGACGGGGCCGAGCGCGCGGCTGCTGTCGCTCGCGCCAATGCGGGCAATCGGCCTCATCTCCTATTCGCTCTATCTCTGGCACCGCCCGATCATCGCGTTCTACCAGCATTATGCGGGTTCGACGCTGCGGCTGGTCGATGCGGCGGCACTGATCGCGCTGTCCTTTGGCGCGGCGATGCTTTCCTATCGCCTGGTCGAACGACCCGCGATCCGCCGCTTCCGCAGCGGCTATGGCTGGGGCCCGCACAAGCTTGCGGCCGCCGGGATCGCGTTCGCCGTAGCAGCGGGACTGGCGCTGGCGACCTACGCCGACACCATCCGTCCCCTACCCCCTCAACTCGCGCGCGCCGCCTCTTACCTCGGCTTTGATACGAGCGCCGCCGGGCGCGCGCAGTTCGACACCGACCGCTGCTTTTCGCTACCGACGGGCAAGCCATACGACCTGAACTGTCTGCGGTTGGCGAGCGACCGGCCGAACATCGTCCTGCTCGGCGACAGCCACGGTGCGCACCTGTCGGCTGCGCTGCGCGAGGCGATCGCCCCCACCCACCTTGTCCAGGTCACCGCCGCCGGTTGCCGCCCGCTCCTCCACGGAAAGGGCGTACTCGGCTGCCGCCGCGCGATCGAGGCGGGAATGCGGCTCGACTTCGCCCGGACGCAGGCCGTGGTGCTTTCGGGCCGCTGGCTGGATTTCGAGATGCCGGCACTGATCGAGACGATCCGCTATCTGCGCGGGCGCGGCGCGAGGGTCATCGTGCTGGGACCGTCGGTGGAATATGACGCCGACCTGCCGCTGCTGATCGTCCGCGCCGGCGAGGCGAGCGACCCGAGCCTACCCGAACGGTATCGGCTGGCGAAGCGGATCGCGCTCGATCGCGAGATGGCGGCGCCGATCGCCGCGGCCGGTGCCACCTACGTCTCGGCGGTCGCGGCCGAATGTCCGGGCGGCCGCTGCCGGGTGCTGACGACCGACGGCTCGCCCTTCCACTTCGACCATTCGCACCTGACGCCCGCCGGCGCACGCGAGATCGCCCGCGCGCTGGTCGAAAAGGGCCGGCTCAACCCCTAG
- a CDS encoding glycosyltransferase family 4 protein: MKRLLIVQYAGDYRESDRLRREEGKEIYYGHGYVLDQLEAVAATGVEVGFLCCLAPKYEERLPNGIVAIGTATNPDRNPRPVIEALAKFRPTHLWIQGPMPSLIRWGLKHSGAAEMAVVLADSFANRFYRWLRFDKLPPMLRDPRVTLIANHGANAARALVELGVDAGRVIPWDYPHVRTPDQWPAKARAEGPPFELLYVGSVSKKKGVGDLIDAVARLVPALDLRLTVAGVGKIEMFEKLAARRGIADRVRFLGLVPNNEIPAMMHRAAAVVVPSRHSFPEGLPLTLYEALSSRTPVIASDHPMFGGHLVDGESAMIFPAGNAGALAAAIEDVLTRPDLYERLSAGAPEAWARMQNPVKWGEMVARWVRGEPADRDWLAAHSVAHLPR, encoded by the coding sequence ATGAAGCGCCTGCTGATCGTCCAATATGCCGGCGACTATCGCGAGTCCGATCGTCTGCGCCGCGAAGAGGGCAAGGAGATCTATTACGGCCACGGCTATGTCCTCGACCAGCTCGAGGCGGTCGCGGCGACGGGTGTCGAGGTCGGCTTCCTCTGTTGCCTGGCGCCGAAATACGAGGAGCGTTTGCCGAACGGGATCGTTGCGATCGGCACCGCGACTAATCCTGATCGCAACCCGCGCCCGGTGATCGAGGCGCTGGCGAAGTTCAGGCCGACGCACCTGTGGATCCAGGGGCCGATGCCGTCGCTGATTCGCTGGGGGCTCAAGCATTCGGGCGCGGCGGAGATGGCGGTGGTGCTCGCCGACAGCTTTGCCAACCGCTTCTATCGCTGGCTGCGTTTCGACAAGCTGCCGCCGATGCTTCGCGATCCGCGCGTGACGCTGATCGCCAACCACGGCGCGAATGCGGCCAGAGCGCTGGTCGAGCTCGGCGTCGATGCGGGTCGCGTGATCCCCTGGGACTATCCGCATGTCCGCACGCCGGACCAGTGGCCCGCCAAGGCGCGGGCGGAGGGGCCGCCGTTCGAGCTGCTCTATGTCGGGTCGGTGTCGAAGAAGAAGGGCGTCGGCGATCTGATCGACGCCGTGGCCCGGTTGGTGCCCGCGCTCGACCTTCGGCTGACGGTCGCCGGGGTGGGCAAGATCGAGATGTTCGAGAAGCTGGCCGCTCGGCGGGGCATTGCCGATCGCGTGCGGTTTCTGGGTCTTGTGCCGAACAACGAAATTCCGGCGATGATGCATCGCGCCGCCGCTGTCGTGGTTCCCAGCCGGCATAGCTTCCCCGAGGGCCTGCCGCTGACGCTCTACGAGGCGCTGTCATCGCGAACCCCCGTGATCGCTTCGGATCACCCGATGTTCGGCGGGCACCTGGTGGACGGCGAGAGCGCGATGATCTTCCCGGCGGGCAATGCGGGCGCGCTGGCAGCGGCGATCGAGGATGTGCTGACCCGACCTGACCTCTACGAGCGATTGTCGGCGGGGGCGCCGGAGGCGTGGGCGCGGATGCAGAACCCGGTCAAATGGGGCGAGATGGTCGCGCGCTGGGTCCGCGGCGAGCCTGCCGACCGCGATTGGCTGGCGGCGCACAGCGTCGCGCATCTGCCGCGATGA